The Vigna unguiculata cultivar IT97K-499-35 chromosome 6, ASM411807v1, whole genome shotgun sequence genome contains a region encoding:
- the LOC114188308 gene encoding uncharacterized protein LOC114188308 — MRETFMDVLTLILYGVMIFPSIDNFVDLSAINVFIAFKINAENLVTAVLADVYGNLNMCYESKKKKLSCCLPVLYKWFTSHVSLNYKPTTKGAQEWACFFTKLHNGMIKREVSWQQRSHIIHCGEYPNVPLIGTKYCVNYNPILAQRKFGYPIRGAPNPESLVVVWNCYEEGTSNDLLRRIRSAWGSVMRAEKDSRPWVVNEKTSYQQWVMDRVKVVKLPFKPVTFMPEQQDVESE, encoded by the coding sequence ATGAGGGAAACCTTCATGGATGTACTGACGCTCATTCTTTATGGCGTCATGATTTTCCCAAGCATTGATAACTTTGTTGATCTCTCAGCCATTaatgttttcatagcatttaAAATCAATGCAGAAAATCTAGTCACAGCAGTTTTAGCTGATGTTTATGGAAATTTGAATATGTGTTATGAATCTAAGAAGAAGAAGTTGTCATGTTGCTTGCCAGTATTATATAAATGGTTTACTTCTCATGTCAGTCTAAATTACAAGCCAACAACTAAAGGAGCACAAGAATGGGCgtgtttttttactaaattacaTAATGGAATGATAAAACGAGAGGTATCCTGGCAGCAGAGATCACATATCATACATTGTGGGGAGTACCCAAATGTACCTCTTATAGGAACCAAATATTGTGTTAATTATAATCCGATATTAGCacaaagaaaatttgggtatCCTATACGAGGTGCACCAAATCCAGAATCTTTAGTTGTAGTGTGGAATTGCTATGAAGAAGGGACATCTAATGATTTACTTCGACGAATTAGAAGTGCTTGGGGCAGTGTGATGCGTGCAGAAAAAGACTCTAGGCCATGGGTAGTAAATGAGAAGACGTCTTATCAGCAATGGGTAATGGATAGGGTTAAAGTGGTGAAACTACCATTCAAACCAGTTACCTTCATGCCAGAACAACAAGATGTGGAGAGTGAATAA